A single region of the Halobellus ruber genome encodes:
- the katG gene encoding catalase/peroxidase HPI, giving the protein MSKPDKDWWPNQLQLDILDDNGRNPGPMGDDFDYAEEFRKLDLDAVKDDLEELMTSSEDWWPADYGHYGPLFIRMAWHSAGTYRTADGRGGAAGGRQRFSPINSWPDNANLDKARRLLLPIKRKYGRKLSWADLMILAGNVAIESMGFKTFGFAGGREDDFKGDDAVDWGPETELDTQERFEAAGEIQDGLGASVMGLIYVNPEGPNGQPDPMASAKNIRQTFDRMAMNDKETAALIAGGHTFGKVHGADDPDENMGPEPNAAPIEQQGLGWEQEGATSGAMITSGIEGPWTSSPTEWDMGYINNLLEYEWEPEKGPGGAWQWTPKEGELVEPAPDAHDPDEEVTPMMLTTDIALKRDPDYREVMEEFQENPMAFGMAFAKAWYKLTHRDMGPPERFLGPEVPDEEMIWQDPLPDADHDLVDDAQVADLKGMILDSDLTVPQLVRTAWASASTYRDSDKRGGANGARIRLEPQRSWEVNRPDELETVLETYEGIQAEFNAAQSDDTRVSLADLIVLGGNAAIERAAADAGHDVEVPFEPGRTDASAEQTDVGSFEALKPKADGFRNYLGDGLDERPEETLVDKADLLNLTPTEMTVLVGGLRVLDANYDGSDLGVFTDRPGTLTNDFFVNLLDMGTEWEEAPTSEPIYEGYDRKTGELKWEATRFDLIFGSNPRLRALAEFYGSDDAEADFVQDFVDAWSTVMQADRFDLE; this is encoded by the coding sequence ATGTCTAAGCCCGACAAGGACTGGTGGCCGAATCAACTGCAGTTGGATATCCTCGACGACAACGGCCGGAATCCGGGGCCGATGGGGGATGACTTCGACTACGCCGAGGAGTTCCGGAAGCTGGACCTCGACGCGGTGAAAGACGACCTCGAGGAGCTGATGACATCCTCGGAGGACTGGTGGCCCGCGGACTACGGCCACTACGGCCCGCTTTTCATCCGGATGGCGTGGCACAGCGCCGGCACGTACCGCACTGCCGACGGCCGCGGCGGCGCGGCCGGCGGCCGACAGCGGTTCTCACCCATCAACAGCTGGCCCGACAACGCCAACCTCGACAAGGCACGGCGCCTGCTGCTGCCGATCAAACGGAAGTACGGCCGGAAGCTCTCGTGGGCCGATCTGATGATCCTCGCCGGCAACGTCGCGATCGAGTCGATGGGGTTCAAGACGTTCGGCTTCGCTGGCGGCCGCGAGGACGACTTCAAGGGCGACGACGCCGTCGACTGGGGGCCGGAGACGGAGCTCGACACCCAGGAGCGCTTCGAGGCGGCCGGGGAGATCCAGGACGGCCTCGGCGCGTCCGTGATGGGCCTGATCTACGTGAACCCGGAGGGGCCGAACGGCCAGCCCGACCCGATGGCGTCGGCGAAGAACATCCGGCAGACGTTCGACCGGATGGCGATGAACGACAAGGAGACCGCGGCGCTCATCGCCGGCGGCCACACCTTCGGGAAGGTCCACGGCGCCGACGACCCAGACGAGAATATGGGGCCGGAACCGAACGCCGCGCCCATCGAGCAGCAGGGGCTCGGGTGGGAACAGGAGGGCGCAACGAGCGGCGCGATGATCACGAGCGGGATCGAGGGACCCTGGACCTCCTCGCCGACCGAGTGGGATATGGGGTACATCAACAACCTGCTCGAATACGAGTGGGAGCCCGAGAAGGGCCCCGGCGGCGCGTGGCAGTGGACGCCGAAGGAGGGCGAACTCGTCGAGCCGGCGCCGGACGCCCACGACCCCGACGAGGAGGTCACGCCGATGATGCTCACGACTGACATCGCGCTGAAGCGTGACCCGGACTACCGCGAGGTGATGGAGGAGTTCCAGGAGAACCCGATGGCGTTCGGGATGGCGTTCGCGAAGGCGTGGTACAAGCTCACCCACCGGGATATGGGCCCGCCCGAGCGGTTCCTCGGCCCGGAGGTCCCCGACGAGGAGATGATCTGGCAGGACCCCCTGCCGGACGCCGACCACGACCTCGTCGACGACGCCCAGGTCGCCGACCTCAAAGGGATGATCCTCGACTCGGACCTGACGGTCCCGCAGTTGGTGCGGACCGCGTGGGCGTCAGCGTCGACGTACCGCGACAGCGACAAGCGCGGCGGGGCCAACGGCGCCCGCATCCGGCTCGAACCCCAGCGGAGCTGGGAGGTCAACCGGCCGGACGAGTTGGAGACCGTTCTCGAGACCTACGAGGGGATCCAAGCGGAATTCAACGCCGCGCAGTCGGACGACACTCGCGTCTCGCTCGCGGACCTGATCGTGCTCGGCGGTAACGCGGCGATCGAACGGGCCGCAGCCGACGCCGGACACGACGTCGAAGTCCCCTTCGAGCCGGGCCGGACCGACGCGTCCGCCGAACAGACCGACGTCGGCTCCTTCGAGGCGCTGAAGCCGAAGGCCGACGGCTTCCGGAACTACCTCGGCGACGGGCTCGACGAGCGCCCCGAGGAGACGCTGGTCGACAAGGCGGACCTGCTGAACCTGACGCCCACCGAAATGACGGTGCTGGTCGGCGGGCTGCGGGTGTTAGACGCCAACTACGACGGCTCGGACCTCGGCGTCTTCACCGATCGTCCGGGGACGCTGACGAACGACTTCTTCGTGAACCTGTTGGATATGGGCACCGAGTGGGAGGAGGCCCCCACCTCGGAGCCGATCTACGAGGGGTACGACCGCAAGACCGGCGAGCTTAAATGGGAGGCGACCCGCTTCGACCTCATCTTCGGGTCGAATCCCCGGCTTCGCGCCCTCGCCGAGTTCTACGGGAGCGACGACGCCGAGGCGGACTTCGTCCAGGACTTCGTCGACGCCTGGAGCACGGTGATGCAGGCCGACCGGTTCGACCTCGAGTAG